The following are encoded in a window of Ricinus communis isolate WT05 ecotype wild-type chromosome 4, ASM1957865v1, whole genome shotgun sequence genomic DNA:
- the LOC8284458 gene encoding NAC transcription factor 32: protein MNMEFQDDILSKIPPGYRFLPTDEELITDYLMKKVCYEPLPPHVIPEIDDTELHSKAPSSLVTFSCGEREWYFFIHEGEAFPGRHQKEKKSKGSSRTVGDGKGFWKANGKEQPICNSDGKVFAFKIHLTYFSGSSPGNARKTHWKMEKYRLPSDRCHKAGCYLKFETNCTTEEYWMLHKITPFLMTITIIY from the exons ATGAACATGGAATTTCAGGATGATATTCTCTCAAAAATCCCACCTGGGTACAGATTTTTACCTACAGATGAAGAGCTGATAACTGATTACTTGATGAAGAAGGTCTGTTACGAGCCTCTTCCTCCTCATGTTATTCCAGAGATTGATGACACCGAGCTCCATAGCAAGGCACCGAGTAGCCTTG TCACATTTTCATGTGGAGAAAGGGAGTGGTACTTCTTTATCCATGAAGGGGAAGCATTTCCTGGACGTCatcagaaagaaaagaaaagtaaaggaTCGAGTAGAACTGTAGGAGATGGAAAAGGGTTTTGGAAAGCAAATGGGAAAGAACAACCAATTTGCAATTCTGATGGGAAAGTTTTTGCCTTCAAAATCCATTTAACTTACTTTTCAGGAAGTTCTCCGGGTAATGCCAGGAAAACACATTGGAAGATGGAGAAGTATCGATTGCCTTCTGATCGTTGTCACAAGGCAGGTTGCTATCTTAAGTTTGAAACAAACTGCACAACGGAAGAATACTGGATGCTCCACAAAATAACACCATTCCTGAtgacaataacaataatatattaa